GCCTCTGACAGCCGAACCAAGATGCTGGGTGCCCGCGTTCCCCTGGCCATTCACCGTGAATTCCAGCAGCACATCTTCCGTGCTCAGGAGGACTACCCTGACCTTACGATGCAGGAAGCCGTTCCGGCCCTGATCAGGCTGCTGCGTGATGAGAAGGTCTGGACCAAGTTCATGGCTGAGCTTGAGGAAAGCGAGTAGGAACCAAGATGGGGCGCAAGAGAAAAACCTATGCCCTGGCCCGTGATCCGAACACGGGAAAGAGAGTTCTGGCGCACCGGCTGCTGGCTGAGCAGTTACTGGGTCGCCCGCTTCTGCCACGCGAGATCGTTCACCACCGCGACGGGGACAGCAGCAACAATGAGCCGGGGAATCTCCTCGTCTTACCCAGTCAGCGTTACCACGCCCACCTTGAATTCCACCTTCGGCGTCAACGGCTTGGCATGCCCACGCTGTTTCCGGAACTCTTCGCCGGGTGGGATGAGCAGTGCAGGGGCGGTTTATTTGACTGCGTCCTTGCCCTGCGGGTGGCCGAACCGCCTTTACAGGCACGCCGTGGCCGCAACATTCAGCAGCCAGCTCAGAACCAGCCAACCGATCAGACATTGCCACTACTCTTTCTGCTGCCTGAACAAAGCGCATTGGAGACCAGCACACTGAAGGTGGCCCCCCCGGCCGTCAGCTCGGCCTCCTGGCAGCTTCTGGGGGATGTCTTGGCCCAGATTCGGCTGCAGGTGGGGGTAAGCGACCAGACAGTCCTTCTTCCAGTGATCAGGCAATCCGAAGGGACCAGTCGCCAGGAAGCCGAGAACGCAGGCCGAACCCAGGCGACGCCCCAACCCACTGCTCCGCTTGTCCTGAAGAGGCTCTAATGGCTCAAAAGAAGACGCCTGCTCAACCAGTACCTCCAACCCTGAGTGTCGCCCTGCCTCCACGGGCAGGTGGCCACGACGAACTGAATGTTGCGCAGCTTTCCCTGATCAGCGCGCAGTCACGGGTGCCTGACAGTTACACCAGCTGGTCACGTACCTACGAGGCGGGCGAGCGCATCGTTACGGTCACTTGCACTGCCCTGACCGGTGAGGTCGTTCCTCACGGCCTGGACAACGACGTCATGGTCGCCATCATCAATCTCTACATCGAAGACGCATGCCCTGATGATGGGACCCTGCGAACCACGCTGCACCGCCTGCTCAATGCCGCAGGTCTGGCCACATCCGCCCACTACTACCGGGAGGTTCGCAAGTCCCTACGTCGGCTTCAGTCCACCAATTACCAGATTCTCCAGGGGTGGTGGGTACAAGGTCGGCAAAAGCACATGGACACGTCCTTCAACTACCTCTGGCAGGTCACGGCCCATACAGAGGATCGCAACGATGCTGGCACCGTACTGGACATTCGCCTACCTGACCAGATGGCCCAGAGTATCCGCGAAGGATACGTCAAGCCACTGAACCTCTCGCTCTACCGGGAACTCAGCAGCCCACCAGTCCGGGCGGTCTATCGCGTCCTCGACGCTTTGCGCTGGGAATCGACGACCGGGCAGGCTCAGGACGAGGTCACTGTCCCCCTGCTCGATTGGGGCGAGCGCCTGAGCATCTACAGTTCGGAGCCTGACAAGATTCGCCGAGTTCTGCAACCTGCGCATGAGGAGCTACAGATAAAGGGCGTGCTCCGGGAAGTCACCTGTGAAGGAAGGGGCAAAGCGCAGCACCTGACGTACCACTTCACGCCGCTGCGGCACGCTCCGGACCCAGAACTTCTCCGGGCGCTGGTCGAGCGGGGAATGTTTCCCGGTGTGGCTGGGCGGCACCTGACAGATCATCCAGATCCTGAACCGGTGCGACTCGCCCTTCGGCGCTTTGACGCCTATCCGGGCCATAAACAGAACAGGGGGGCCTTACTGCGGGACATGCTGCTGCATCCAGAGAGGTACGACGACGTGACGGTAGCCCCCCAGAGCCTTGCCTCAACAGATCGGCTCAAGCGTCAGGCTCCAGTGGAAGAAACCGAGGCCGAAGCATTGGCCGAGAGGGAAAAGCAGCGTCAGGCTCTGCTGTCCCTCCCCCTGGCGAAGCAGCTGACCCGGGTGAACAACCAGCTCAAGCTCAGCGGACTGCTCAAGGTCATGACGCCTGAGCAAATTGAAGCAATCAGTCGTGCCATCACCCACAACAAAGTCAGCGCGTACGAAGTGGTACAACTCTTGGTCACCGGCGTCACAGCTCCACAGGAGCAGACCCTGGAGGCTCTCAAAGATCTACTTGCTGATGCCCAAGTCGAGGCTACAGGGGGTTCGTAAAGTTTGGGGGGAAACGGCCCTCTGGGTTCGTAAAGTTTGGGGGATTGGTTCGTAAAGTTTGGGGGGAGGTATTCGTAAAGTTTGGGGGGAAGGGAAAAACGGTGTCCCAGTCGGCATTTTTTGGCGTACCTGAAATTTGCCGTGTTTCTGGGCAGAGTTCGTAAAGTTTGGGGGATTGGTTCGTAAAGTTTGGGGGGAAATGGCCTCCTGAGTTCGTAAAGTTTGGGGGATTGGTTCGTAAAGTTTGGGGGGAAATAGGGGAAGCAAAACCCAAAAAGAGCGTCTGGGACGCTTGGACTGAGTACAATTTTCGTCGCTATGATGACTTGATGAATTATTTTTTTTAATAATAAAAATCATCAATGTAGTTCAGTCATAGAGGCACTCTCAGATCAGGAAAGAGTCGTCGCTTTACACGTTTTGCCCTCCTACTCCCTGAAGTTGTGAGACGCCTCTAGACTGTCCACCAATGACAACCAGTTCTCGCAAAGCCAGCAAGGCCAAGACGGCAAGCCTCGAAGAAGTCCTTTGGAATACTGCCGACCAGCTCCGGGGCCACATGGACGCGGCTGAGTACAAACACGTGGTGCTGGGTCTTGTCTTTCTGAAGTACATCAGTGACTCGTTTGAGAAGCTCCACGCTCAGCTGCTGGCTGAGGCTGACGAAGACACCGCCGAAGACCGGGATGAATACGTGGCCGAAGGGGTGTTCTGGGTGCCCCGTGAAGCCCGTTGGAGCGAGCTGAAAGCCAACGCCAAGCAGCCTGACATCGGCAAACGGGTAGACGAAGCAATGAGCGCCTTGGAACGCGAGAACGCTCGCCAGCTTAAGGGCATGCTCCCGACGGGCTACGCCCGCCCGAGCCTGCCTCACCACGTGATTGGCGGCCTGATTGACGAAATCAGCAAGTACGGGGTCGGTGGCACGGTCGGAGGGGATGAAGGCAAGCTGCTGACGTAACTGCTCAGCGGGGGTCAAAATTCGGGTAGAATATGGGTATCCAAGAGGAACGCTGCCCTAACTGTGCCCGATTAGAAGCTCGGATTGCCGAGCTTGAGGCTGAATTACGGGCTCTGAAGACCCTCCTTGGTCTGGATAGCAGCAACTCCAATCAACCACCGAGCAAAGACCCGCCCTGGAAACCCAAGAGCGAGCGTCAGAAGAGCGAACGCTCTTCTGGTGGACAAAAGGGACACCCAGGGAAAACGCTGAAATTCAGTGACCAGCCCGACGAAATCCAAACGCTACCACTCACCGGAGTCTGCTCTTGTGGGACTGTCTGGGATGAGGTGGAGGTCACCGACCATCTCGCTCGACAGGTTCACGACTTGCCAGAACTGCGCCTCTACATCACCGAGTATCAGGCCGAAGTGAAGTGCTGCCCAAATTGTGGTTGTCGTGGACAGGCCGCTTTTCCCGAGCATGTCCCTGGTCAGGTGCAGTACGGCCCACGTCTCCATGCCTTCACGACCTTCCTGAATGTGGGGCATTTCATCCCACTGGGGCGGGTCACCCAAATTACGGACGCGCTGTTCGGCGCGTCCATCAGCGATGGCACAGTGGCGCTCAACATCAACCTGGCCTCAGAACGCCTGGAGGCTTTTGAGAATGACCTGAAAGCTGGCCTGAAGCAACAAGCTGTGCTTCATGCGGACGAAACGGGCACCAAGGTGAATGGGAAGCTGAACTGGTTCCATGTGGCCTGTTTTGCCAGGGGAACGCTCTATACCTTGCACGAGAAGCGCGGCTACGCGGCGATTGAGGCGGCTGGCGTGTTGACCGACTTTAGGGGCGTCGTGGTTCACGACGCCTGGAACACCTATTTCCGTCTTCCTGGGGAGCATGCGCTGTGCAATGCTCATCTGCTCCGCGAACTGCGCAAGTTGGATGAGCACGACCAGCAACCCTGGGCCGGTGAACTGCGGCGGGCGTTGCAGCAGATTTACCACGCCCAGAAGTCCGGGACACTGACGGAGGAGCAGAAGGCAGCGTTCTATACGCGCTTCGATGAACTGGTGCTGGCTGGCCTGGAAGCAAATCCGGTACAGGAACCTGTTCCAAAGCGGCGGGGGAAGCCCAAACAGCTTCCCGGGCGCAACCTGGCCTTGCGGTGTCAGCAGCACCGCGCAGCGATGCTGCTTTTTCTGGAGCGTGCTGACGTGCCGTTCGACAACAATCAGGCGGAACGGGACATCAGGATGGCCTGTGTCAAACGCAAAGTTTCGGGTGGTTTTCGCTCAGAAGCGGGCGGTGAGGCGTTCTGCCGCATTCGCAGCTTCATTTCTACCCTTCAGAAGCAGGGCCTATCGGTTTGGACTGGTTTGGTTGACGTCTTTCGTGGCGTCTTACCTAAACTCCACTTCTCGTGCTGAGCAGTTACCTGCTGACTGAGCAGCCCGCCCAGAAGGCTGAGGCCGACCTGCTGGGCAAGGTCTACCAGTACATGCTGGGCCGCTTTGCTGCGGCTGAGGGTAAGCTGGGCGGCGAGTTCTATACGCCCGACAGCGTGGTCATGACCTTGGTGGAGATGCTGGCCCCCTACAAAGGCCGTGTGTATGACCCCGCCTGCGGTTCGGGCGGTATGTTCGTGCAGTCCGAGAAGTTCGTGGAAGCGCACAAAGGCAAAATCGGTGACATCTCCATCTACGGGCAGGAGAGCAACTACACCACTTGGAAGCTAGCCCGCATGAACCTCGCCATTCGCCGCATCGATGCTGACTTGGGCCGTGAGAATGCCGACACCTTCCACCACGACCTGCATCCAGACCTGCGGGCCGATTACATCCTTGCTAACCCGCCCTTCAACATCAGCAACTGGGGCGGCGAACGCCTGCGCGACGACAAGCGCTGGAAGTTCGGTGCGCCGCCTGTGGGGAACGCCAACTATGCCTGGTTGCAGCATATCCTCTACCACTTGGCCCCTACTGGCACGGCGGGCGTGGTGCTCGCCAACGGCTCCCTGAGCAGCAACCAGAGCGGTGAGGGTGAAATCAGGCAGGCCATGCTGCGGGGCGACAAGGTGGACTGCATCGTGGCGATGCCGGGGCAACTCTTCTACACCACCCAGATTCCCGTGAGTCTGTGGATTCTGGCGAACAGCAAGACGAACGGCAAGGGACAGGAAGGCCGCCCTCTGCGTGACCGTTCGGGTCAAGTGCTGTTTATTGACGCCCGCGAACTGGGCTTTATGAAGACCCGCGTGGAGCGTGACCTGAGCGAGCAAGACCGCGCCCGAATCGTGGAGACGTACCACAACTGGCGCAGCGACGGCAGCGGCGAATATGCCGATGTCCCAGGCTTTTGCAAAAGCGCCAGCCTGGAAGACATCGAGAAGAACGGCTGGGTGCTGACCCCTGGGCGTTACGTCGGCGCGGCTCCCAAAGAGGAGGACACCGAACCCTTCGGCGAGAAGATGACCTGCCTGAGCACGGAACTCCGCGAGCAGTTTGCCGAGAGTGACCGTCTGCAAGCGGTCATCAAGGCCAACCTGGAGCGGCTGGGTTATGGTGGCTAGTCAAAGATCTTTGACAACTCTAAAAAGTATGGCTACTATGACCCACAGTAGTAGTCGCCGCGCCTCTGCCCTGCAAGCGTACCTCGGCGGCTCATTTTTTTGTTGGTGGCAGTGATGACCTTCGCTAAACCTGCCCTGAGTCTGAGTGACCAGCGCCTGAAGTTTGAGAGCAGGGGGCTGGTCATGACCGACGCCGCCAGAGTCGAGCGTTACCTCGGGGCCATCGGCTACTACCGCCTCAGTGCGTATACCCGGCCTTTTCAGCAGGACTTTGCTACCCATACCTTTCATTCAGGCGTGACCTTCGATGATGTTCTCAACCTCTACATCTTCGACCGCCGCCTCCGACTCATCCTGCTCGATGCCCTGGAACGGGTAGAAGTGGCCCTACGTACTCGACTCAACGACTTGATGTGCCAGCGTACTGGTGATACCCACTGGTACACCGATAGGGCCAATTTCGATGACCGATACGACCATGCCCGGCTCCTTGCCGAAGTTCGGAGCCATAAGGATGATTTCGTGACCAGCTATCAGGCGAAGTACGCTGCGCCTGCCGATATTCCCGCATGGATGGCGATGCAGGCCATCAGCTTCGGTGCGGCGCAGAAGGTACTTCTCAATCTCAAGCGGCGTGAGCAGCAGGCTGTCTGTCAAACCTTCGGGATGGACAGGTACATGGTCACCTGGGTCTATGCCCTGGTCATCCTCCGCAACCACTGTGCCCACCACGCCCGGACGTGGAACCGCACTTTTCACGTCAACCTGCCCCTGAATGGAGCTGGCCCAGCCTCTCTGCGGGGAGCGATTACACCTGCCAATCACAACATCCTCGACGGTTACGTGCTCGTCCTCGACACGTTCATGCAGCACGTCAGTCCGGGAAGCCAGTGGTGGGGCAGGCTTCAGCATCTGGTGCAGGAGTATCACGACAGCACACCGCACGCTTTTCATCAGGCAGACGTACAGCGCCGGGCGGCCCATCTTCTCCGTGGAGGCGGCCCATGAGTCCTGACCTCGCTCCCCCCAACGCCTACGCGGCCTTGCTGAGCGACCTCAAGGCCCAGATTCGCACGGCCCAGACGCGGGCGGCCCTGAGCGTCAACCGTGAACTGGTGCTGCTGTACTGGCACATCGGGCGGGTCATTCTGAACAGGCAGCAGGCCGAGGGCTGGGGCGCAAAAGTCATAGACCAGCTTTCGCGTGACCTCAAGGCCGAGTTTCCCGACATAAAGGGCTTTAGCCCGCGCAACCTGAAGTACATGCAGCAGTTCGCCGCCGCCTGGCCCGACGAGCAAATGGTGCAACAAGTTGTTGCCCAAATTCCCTGGGGACACAACATCATCCTGCTGCAAAGCCTTAAGGACGCTGCCCAGCGCGAGTGGTACGCCCAGGCCGCCATTCAGCACGGCTGGAGTCGGAACGTGCTGGCCCACCAGATAGACAGCCGCCTGATAGAGCGCCAGGGGCAGGCCACCACCAACTTTGACCGCGCCCTGCCCGCCTCGCAGTCGGAACTGGCCCGGCAACTTCTGAAAGACCCGTACAACTTCGACTTTCTGACCCTGCACGACCAAGCCCTGGAGCGCGACCTGGAAAAAGGGCTGCTGGCGCACCTGCGCGACTTCATGCTGGAATTGGGTGTGGGGTTTGCCTTTGTGGGCAGCCAGTACCACCTGGAAGTGGGCGGCGAGGACTTTTACCTTGACCTGCTCTTTTACCACCTGAAACTGCGCTGCTACGTGGTGGTGGAGCTGAAAATAGGCGAGTTCCGGCCCGAATACGTGGGCAAGATGAACTTTTACCTGAGTGCTGCCGACGACCTGCTGAGGCACGAGCAGGACGGCCCCAGCATTGGCCTACTGCTGTGCCGCACGCAGAACAAAGTGATTGCCGAGTACGCCCTGCGCGGGGTGGATAAGCCGCTGGGTGTGAGTACCTATGAGCTGGCGGGGAGCCTGCCCGCCGAGCTACAGGGCAACCTGCCGAGCGTGGAACAACTGGAGAAGGAAATGGAGAAAATGGGGAGTGGGGAAAATGGCGAGTGAGTGGAAAAAAATAAAATTCTCAGTAGGTGACAACTTCACTTTCAGCCGCTCCTGGCGGGCAGAAAGCCTGGATTAACACCTCTAGGACCGCCATGAACTGTTTGGGTTTCCACCGGAGGGCATCCACAAGATGCTGAGCACCATGCCGCACCAGACTGACCGCTCTCCGACCATGCTTCAGAACGGGGATGGGCCAGGTCTGGCTCAGCCAGACCCCCAGGCGCAAACAGAACATCCAGGCCAGTGTCACCAGTCCGAAGAGTCGCTGTAGACGGCTCCTTTCCGTCATTCCAGTCCGCTCCAGGTCGAAGCCTCGCTTCTTGAAACTGCTGAAGGTGCACTCAATCGACCAGCGCTGCTTGTAGAGCTTCCAGGTCTTCCGAGCGCTGAAATCCGTGGCGATGATGACGAGGTCACCTACAGGTGACCTCGTCGCGACCACCCGCATCAACTCCCCGAACACGAACACCTTTTCGCCAATCTCGTGAAAATGACCGTGCTGGACGTGCCCAAACCATTCTTTCCCATTCATGTCGTCCAGCATGTCGGTCTGTCGGATACGAATTGCCCTTCGGATACCATGCCGACGAAGAAAGCGGAACCATTCCGCGCCGATGAACTCCCGATCGGCCACCAAACCCAGCCAGCGTTTCGCTGGCAAGGCCCGAAGGAGCTTCAACACTAGCCACATTCGGGCGTATGTGTGACTGTTCCCAGAGTCATCAAGAGGCACCCAAATCAGGGGCAGGGTGAAGCCGTGAACCACGGCTCCAAGCACCAGAAAGTTGATGGGCGTCTCCCCGTGCTCCCAGTTGGTGCGGTCCAGACTCAGCAAAACCTTCCCCGGTGGAAGATGGACGACGAGCAGAGCGATGAAAAAGCCCATATCCAGCTGCTCATCCCGGAAGGTGCGGTCTGCTCGTCTCTGTCTTGCCCTGCGGGGTACTCATCCCCGGCATATGGGCACTCAGGTCGTGATGATTGACGCTTCTCGCGGCAATCATCGCCAAGAGGACATCGATGAGCCGCTGGAGCGTGTCGACGCGGAGGTGACTGGCGTGCGTTTTGAAGTGCCGGGTAAGTGCGGTAGCCTGCTGGACAGCGGATTCTGTCGATTTCACACTCCCAGGAAACCGCGAACAGTCGGCCCCATCAAGCTTGATGGGGCCGACTGTTGGTTTTTCCCGTCTGGGACAGCATCGAACCGAAGTTGTCATCTACTGAAGGTTTGAGCACGTCCAGTACGGTCATTTTCACGAGATTGGCGAAAAGGTGTTCGTGTTCGGGGAGTTGATGCGGGTGGTCGCGACGAGGTCACCTACAGGTGACCTCGTCATCATCGCCACGGATTTCAGCGCTCGGAAGACCTGGAAGCTCTACAAGGGGTCACGCCAGCAGTGGCGCGAAAACAAACGCTAAGCCTCCAGCAGCGCGCCCTCGCCTGGCCGATCCGGTTGAGAGAATGGCCGTAGCGCGCCGTGGGCGAGCGACGGCGACAGCTCGAAGTGATAACGCCCCAGCACGTTCACATGCTCGAAAAGCAGCGGTGACAGCCGCGCCGCATCCTCAGCCAACACGGTTGTCCCAGAGTCGCGTAAGTGGTTCAGAATCGCGTCCAGGTACCGGGTATTCCAGAGGACGATGGCATTGACCACCAGCCCCAGCGCCCCGAGTTGATCCTCCTGGCCTTCCCGATACTTTTGCCGCACCTCTCCCCGCCGCCCGTGAAAGACCCAGCGCGCCACGTTATGGCGTCCCTCCCCCCGGTTGAGCTGCACCAGAATCCGCCGCCGGTATGCTTCATCGTCCACGTAGTGCAGCAGGTACAGGGTCTTCTCGATTCGCCCCAGTTCCGCCAGCGCCCGACCCAGCGAGGCACTGCGGCCCAAGGTCCGCATCACGTCGAGCGCTCCCACCTTGCCCAGTTTTAACGACCCCGCCAGGCGCAGGAGATCATCCCAGTTGCGGGCGATCAAACGCGCGTCGATCTTATGCCGGGAGAGGTCTTGCAGCACGCCATAATCCGCCTCACGGTCGAGCCGCCAGTACCGCAGGTCAGCCAGGTCCGCCAGCCGGGGACTGAAGCGGTAGCCCAGCAGATAGAACAGGCCAAACACGACGTCGCTCGACCCGGCGGTGTCGCTCATGATCTCGCGGGGGTCCAGGTGGGTCTGCTGTTCCAGCAGACCCGCCAGGATCAGCAACGAATCGCGCAGCGTGCCCGGCACCGTGATGCCGTGGAACCCCGTGAACTGGTCCGAGGTGAAATTGTAGTAGGTGATGCCGCGCTCAGCACCAAAATATTTGCTGTTCGGACGCGCGTTGATGGTCTTGACCGGGACGACGAACCGCAACCCGTCCGCCGAGGCGACTTCCCCACCGCCCCAGGCCTCCACCAGGGGAATCCGGGACTGGGCTTCGACCAGGCGGGCGTTGGCGGCCACGATGGTCTCGTTGCGCAGATAGTTCTGCTGCACCCACGACAGGCGCGAGAGGGTCAAGGCAGGGACGTGCGGCTGCGCCACCGCCCCCAGGCCGATGTTGCACGCCTGGGCCACCAGCACCGCACACATGCTGATCGCCAGGCCTCCCATCCGGGTGCCCCCCTCGCTCACATGCGTGAAGGCGTCCAGAAACCCGGTTCGGGCGTGTTCCTCCAGCAGCAACTCGGGGAGGTCGATGTTCGGCAGGGGCGCAGTCACCAGGGAGCGGAGGTGGATCAAGCTGGGACTGTCGGGCTGCGCTTCCAGCGGGGACAGGCTCAGGCGGTCGTGGTCACCCACACGCTCCAGCCTCACGAAGGTGTTCCCGGGCAGGCGTTCGGCGACCTGACGGTACGTCAGGTCGAGTTCGGTGCCCAGCAGCGTCAGTTCAATCTCCGGATCGTGTACGCGGCCAAGCCCCCGGCACACATCGTCCTTGATCGCCTGCCACTCGTCGCCCCGCAAAAGCTGAGAGCGCGGGTCACCGTACCGCTCACTCCGGCTGACGAACACCTCCCGCCTTTTCAATGCCTGCTGGAGGCCATGCAGCACGCACAGGGTGTAGGCGGGGCGGGCCACCTCCCCGCGTCCTGGGAAAACCCGGCCCCGCCAGGCTTTGGGGACCACAGCTTGCGGTGCCCCCTTCAGAC
The sequence above is a segment of the Deinococcus wulumuqiensis R12 genome. Coding sequences within it:
- a CDS encoding type I restriction-modification system subunit M N-terminal domain-containing protein gives rise to the protein MTTSSRKASKAKTASLEEVLWNTADQLRGHMDAAEYKHVVLGLVFLKYISDSFEKLHAQLLAEADEDTAEDRDEYVAEGVFWVPREARWSELKANAKQPDIGKRVDEAMSALERENARQLKGMLPTGYARPSLPHHVIGGLIDEISKYGVGGTVGGDEGKLLT
- a CDS encoding SAM-dependent methyltransferase, encoding MLSSYLLTEQPAQKAEADLLGKVYQYMLGRFAAAEGKLGGEFYTPDSVVMTLVEMLAPYKGRVYDPACGSGGMFVQSEKFVEAHKGKIGDISIYGQESNYTTWKLARMNLAIRRIDADLGRENADTFHHDLHPDLRADYILANPPFNISNWGGERLRDDKRWKFGAPPVGNANYAWLQHILYHLAPTGTAGVVLANGSLSSNQSGEGEIRQAMLRGDKVDCIVAMPGQLFYTTQIPVSLWILANSKTNGKGQEGRPLRDRSGQVLFIDARELGFMKTRVERDLSEQDRARIVETYHNWRSDGSGEYADVPGFCKSASLEDIEKNGWVLTPGRYVGAAPKEEDTEPFGEKMTCLSTELREQFAESDRLQAVIKANLERLGYGG
- the tnpC gene encoding IS66 family transposase; this encodes MGIQEERCPNCARLEARIAELEAELRALKTLLGLDSSNSNQPPSKDPPWKPKSERQKSERSSGGQKGHPGKTLKFSDQPDEIQTLPLTGVCSCGTVWDEVEVTDHLARQVHDLPELRLYITEYQAEVKCCPNCGCRGQAAFPEHVPGQVQYGPRLHAFTTFLNVGHFIPLGRVTQITDALFGASISDGTVALNINLASERLEAFENDLKAGLKQQAVLHADETGTKVNGKLNWFHVACFARGTLYTLHEKRGYAAIEAAGVLTDFRGVVVHDAWNTYFRLPGEHALCNAHLLRELRKLDEHDQQPWAGELRRALQQIYHAQKSGTLTEEQKAAFYTRFDELVLAGLEANPVQEPVPKRRGKPKQLPGRNLALRCQQHRAAMLLFLERADVPFDNNQAERDIRMACVKRKVSGGFRSEAGGEAFCRIRSFISTLQKQGLSVWTGLVDVFRGVLPKLHFSC
- a CDS encoding Tn3 family transposase; translation: MPVEFLSDEQAARYGRYTGDPSPEQLDRYFHLSDSDHALILPRRRDHNKLGFALQLCTLRFLGGFLTNPLDVPESVVRTLATQLGVTTATLPAYLGREPTRHEHQRLIRQALDYSDFEGPEVFSLIRWLYAQLELGDPRPSVLFDLATARLVRRKVVLPGASTLARLISRVRERTSTALWRTLSQQLSQDQTLALEALLVRPEDDPLTPLERLRATPTRTTAAGLVAALERLQAIRALGVGNLDLSHVPRARLEATNRYVQNAWAQTIARLSPERRLASLLSFVQYLERRATDDALDILDLLLTELALQGEKTRREQRLRTLRDLDQAALKLREVTLVLLNREVSDDQVRRVAFDLVDEAALRAAATTVGDMASEDDAPEPEAWLSRYHTVRRFLPTLLRTLVFEGTPAGRPVLEGLRFLASLEGKRQPSLKGAPQAVVPKAWRGRVFPGRGEVARPAYTLCVLHGLQQALKRREVFVSRSERYGDPRSQLLRGDEWQAIKDDVCRGLGRVHDPEIELTLLGTELDLTYRQVAERLPGNTFVRLERVGDHDRLSLSPLEAQPDSPSLIHLRSLVTAPLPNIDLPELLLEEHARTGFLDAFTHVSEGGTRMGGLAISMCAVLVAQACNIGLGAVAQPHVPALTLSRLSWVQQNYLRNETIVAANARLVEAQSRIPLVEAWGGGEVASADGLRFVVPVKTINARPNSKYFGAERGITYYNFTSDQFTGFHGITVPGTLRDSLLILAGLLEQQTHLDPREIMSDTAGSSDVVFGLFYLLGYRFSPRLADLADLRYWRLDREADYGVLQDLSRHKIDARLIARNWDDLLRLAGSLKLGKVGALDVMRTLGRSASLGRALAELGRIEKTLYLLHYVDDEAYRRRILVQLNRGEGRHNVARWVFHGRRGEVRQKYREGQEDQLGALGLVVNAIVLWNTRYLDAILNHLRDSGTTVLAEDAARLSPLLFEHVNVLGRYHFELSPSLAHGALRPFSQPDRPGEGALLEA
- a CDS encoding Abi family protein, producing MTFAKPALSLSDQRLKFESRGLVMTDAARVERYLGAIGYYRLSAYTRPFQQDFATHTFHSGVTFDDVLNLYIFDRRLRLILLDALERVEVALRTRLNDLMCQRTGDTHWYTDRANFDDRYDHARLLAEVRSHKDDFVTSYQAKYAAPADIPAWMAMQAISFGAAQKVLLNLKRREQQAVCQTFGMDRYMVTWVYALVILRNHCAHHARTWNRTFHVNLPLNGAGPASLRGAITPANHNILDGYVLVLDTFMQHVSPGSQWWGRLQHLVQEYHDSTPHAFHQADVQRRAAHLLRGGGP
- a CDS encoding PDDEXK nuclease domain-containing protein gives rise to the protein MSPDLAPPNAYAALLSDLKAQIRTAQTRAALSVNRELVLLYWHIGRVILNRQQAEGWGAKVIDQLSRDLKAEFPDIKGFSPRNLKYMQQFAAAWPDEQMVQQVVAQIPWGHNIILLQSLKDAAQREWYAQAAIQHGWSRNVLAHQIDSRLIERQGQATTNFDRALPASQSELARQLLKDPYNFDFLTLHDQALERDLEKGLLAHLRDFMLELGVGFAFVGSQYHLEVGGEDFYLDLLFYHLKLRCYVVVELKIGEFRPEYVGKMNFYLSAADDLLRHEQDGPSIGLLLCRTQNKVIAEYALRGVDKPLGVSTYELAGSLPAELQGNLPSVEQLEKEMEKMGSGENGE
- a CDS encoding HNH endonuclease; this encodes MGRKRKTYALARDPNTGKRVLAHRLLAEQLLGRPLLPREIVHHRDGDSSNNEPGNLLVLPSQRYHAHLEFHLRRQRLGMPTLFPELFAGWDEQCRGGLFDCVLALRVAEPPLQARRGRNIQQPAQNQPTDQTLPLLFLLPEQSALETSTLKVAPPAVSSASWQLLGDVLAQIRLQVGVSDQTVLLPVIRQSEGTSRQEAENAGRTQATPQPTAPLVLKRL
- a CDS encoding replication initiator protein A gives rise to the protein MAQKKTPAQPVPPTLSVALPPRAGGHDELNVAQLSLISAQSRVPDSYTSWSRTYEAGERIVTVTCTALTGEVVPHGLDNDVMVAIINLYIEDACPDDGTLRTTLHRLLNAAGLATSAHYYREVRKSLRRLQSTNYQILQGWWVQGRQKHMDTSFNYLWQVTAHTEDRNDAGTVLDIRLPDQMAQSIREGYVKPLNLSLYRELSSPPVRAVYRVLDALRWESTTGQAQDEVTVPLLDWGERLSIYSSEPDKIRRVLQPAHEELQIKGVLREVTCEGRGKAQHLTYHFTPLRHAPDPELLRALVERGMFPGVAGRHLTDHPDPEPVRLALRRFDAYPGHKQNRGALLRDMLLHPERYDDVTVAPQSLASTDRLKRQAPVEETEAEALAEREKQRQALLSLPLAKQLTRVNNQLKLSGLLKVMTPEQIEAISRAITHNKVSAYEVVQLLVTGVTAPQEQTLEALKDLLADAQVEATGGS